A genomic stretch from Hymenobacter psoromatis includes:
- a CDS encoding DNA-directed RNA polymerase subunit omega, whose translation MKTPASASIVTRNLADITTENNNVYEAISIISKRANQLSVKLKEELTDRLAEFATTVDNLEEVFENREQIEVSKQYERQPKPTSQAIEEFIAGELHYETPEAAPVIIPRELF comes from the coding sequence ATGAAAACCCCCGCTTCCGCTTCCATCGTTACCCGCAATCTGGCCGACATCACGACTGAAAACAACAACGTGTACGAGGCGATTTCCATCATCTCGAAGCGCGCCAACCAGCTGTCGGTGAAGCTGAAAGAAGAGCTGACGGACCGCCTGGCCGAGTTCGCTACCACCGTCGATAACCTCGAAGAAGTGTTCGAAAACCGCGAGCAGATTGAAGTCAGCAAGCAGTATGAGCGCCAGCCCAAGCCCACCAGCCAGGCCATTGAGGAGTTTATCGCCGGCGAGCTGCACTACGAAACCCCCGAGGCCGCACCCGTTATTATCCCCCGCGAGTTGTTCTAA
- a CDS encoding phosphopantothenoylcysteine decarboxylase produces MRVLLTAGPTYEPLDPVRFLGNRSTGKMGYALAEAFAATGATVTLISGPVALPPPASPLVTTVRVETAQQMYEAAVQAAPLADVWVFAAAVADYRPATVATEKIKKAGETLTLELVKSVDIAATLGLSKRAEQFAVGFALETTDELVHAQDKLHRKNFDLVVLNSLRDAGAGFGHDTNKVTVLDRAGQVLNFELQAKSELAHALVVLILNRYATVYA; encoded by the coding sequence ATGCGCGTTCTCCTCACCGCTGGCCCCACCTACGAACCGCTCGACCCCGTGCGCTTTCTGGGCAACCGCTCGACGGGCAAGATGGGCTACGCCCTGGCCGAAGCCTTTGCCGCGACGGGTGCCACAGTCACGCTCATCAGCGGGCCGGTGGCCCTACCCCCCCCCGCCAGCCCGCTCGTGACGACGGTGCGCGTCGAAACGGCCCAGCAGATGTACGAGGCCGCCGTTCAGGCTGCGCCGCTGGCCGACGTGTGGGTATTTGCCGCCGCCGTGGCCGACTACCGGCCCGCCACCGTGGCCACCGAAAAGATTAAAAAAGCGGGTGAAACACTCACGCTGGAGCTGGTCAAGAGCGTGGACATTGCCGCCACGCTCGGCCTGAGCAAGCGCGCTGAACAATTTGCCGTCGGTTTTGCGTTGGAAACTACAGATGAGCTGGTGCACGCCCAGGACAAGCTGCACCGCAAAAACTTCGATTTAGTCGTGCTCAATTCCTTACGCGATGCCGGGGCGGGTTTTGGCCACGACACCAATAAAGTGACCGTGCTCGACCGCGCCGGGCAGGTGCTCAACTTTGAGCTACAAGCCAAAAGTGAGTTGGCGCACGCGCTGGTGGTCCTGATTTTGAACCGTTATGCTACTGTGTATGCGTAA